The following proteins are co-located in the Triplophysa dalaica isolate WHDGS20190420 chromosome 2, ASM1584641v1, whole genome shotgun sequence genome:
- the pcm1 gene encoding pericentriolar material 1 protein isoform X5: MATGGTPFEDGAEEQELHTWSISNGSLDDRLNNMDWGVQQKKANRSSEKNRKKFSAMSESRLTNDISPESTPGAGRRRARTPHSFPHVKYSTQMSVPDQAELDRLRQVINFTDLDERSIGSDSQGRATAANNQRQLSSEAKKPFNFLPIHLNTNKRKEPTASTSSIPGGKEPKKQSPGKDLFAPVPAVGKEAFSMDGAHGFTLEDGSGELSIDSSQVVSKLVQIREYIGKATSMRDDLVEKNDVPANVERLSLLITHLKEQEKSYLRFLQKMLARENEDEDDEGATVDSAVGSGSLAESTSLNLEPRSEASSATGHDVCGEQKEELENMRKQHDLLKKMLEQQEQLRALQGRQAELLAMQQSADQAIAVMDDTVVTETTGSVSGRSITSELNDELNDLIQRFHNQLHDTQTQTVPDNRRQAECLSLSREVCRSRTTHNSRGQLPSTAPLTTASTSASTKLQELQDKKQTMDKILQELHSLRDQTLNNSACQSGSQRGTRAGVSERPLVLGREGNGPRPARQDPSSSHTQMDDTSHPADKLRKLKEVHKRLNELRELVQYYEQTSDMVVDTVNENVKDDDEETEDGSLFEAMFDSEQENHEPVTNIRNPAQPQTPGNWMDLNSLTKAHSASNNREGRLNTECEINNRSAANLHSLNIPSVIECQYNRDRPYARVKHEDEDDDDDEVLDNDEDGARGGGRDTEGSGSSRRSSLGGDAEYAQKVHRLQTAKQKLRQLQELVAMVQSDDTDGTTANEDEGLKQQPNNTRATAPKTQRDLPLCDKAREKLYEEKLKQQQQELKQLHEERQRLMDIQGKIQDIQWACPDLQSSVSSSASGQMMRKIPAAASTPAPVTLRSSSSAKPNTSGLKPTLEPPPVTVTDNELWSEMRRHQILREELRQRRRHLESLMAEQQRRSALNDSTIRSDIQDTQTYNRDERTMATWGGSTQCHLEDDDDDDYSEVDVEDDDEDEHDEVEESSSTDDMHARSARKQRNYSRNRKDGLNVRREVNRTPSPRESSGHPCQQKQGVRGSSTRAKRQENLRWAADLSLSEGTAPAHWQDQITHLQKQLNFSTTMCQTLLQDQQTLSFMLQAVLTGPYGVMPNNVTSPQVPLIMHQLNQCYTQLAWQQNNVNRLKQVLNDLLRQQQNQSLSGQQQDQNVGRDSVSPSLFQNFPAVNMPGLPNFSPFPTAADCHQNPASSDQQQDPNISLKTEYMSFPPPLQRSPLNNTDKRFQSQSDTMTDPHNSSWLNSSMNCSDQRRSQISPSAPHPSTSRDRSYVPDSQESLSSLPDKADPTTVTKTFRGGRKAAAQASLASRDKTPNAKSRRKRGRGQKNAAALESDSISSDAHFDQDRDRCPQVKHKDLNQGLLDKLTQEKLDSKTQSSKPNDLSSAYAWRTPFLSNRIACTEVPDASSDFSLFEALRETIYSEVATLISQNESRPHFLIELFHELQLLNTDYLRQRALYSLQDIVTRHLTEKSVAEDQASSLGPAMWATGSQSELTPSESLATSDNEASEKNVTIKSGSVVKKAADKENTTDNESLLSTSSNLEPFASDDLGNTVIHLDKALARMREYERMKLRAEFNTDNPEHSPGAAAAAAVSVLTQGTSHSSAETHCPQIDTQQLDRQIKAIMTEVIPFLKEHVGEVCSHQLLTSVRRMVLKLTQQNDESKEFVHFFHRQLGGILQDSLSKFVGRTLQDCGEDLLVEISEILFNELAFFKLMQDLDQNTSKNKHRTKKCSDNTSPKPSTRTEETKAVERENTFSPSYFDEDKDQDETEQGETGHERQEEKDAQSSEASEMEEEDGDDLPLSISLSKAETQALCNYGSGEDENEVEEMEEFEAGPVEVQTSLQANMDNTAENRECSSNGVTQDATSDLESNQIESDQPESKDTVQAPEESREVEPQSEGGREDKESCTVSPAQETSQGSDTASHDTDSPVMINTDEAGSGNTSQRSDEEDFVKVEDLPIQMSVLCEEELCNRISEEQQINNLTAEILNGDTDGLKGLVGNAQALKEPETFGAQSA, encoded by the exons ATGGCAACAGGTGGCACTCCATTTGAAGACGGGGCAGAAGAGCAAGAGCTGCACACTTGGAGCATCTCTAACGGCAGCCTGGATGACAGACTTAACAATATG GATTGGGGAGTACAGCAGAAGAAAGCTAACCGTTCCTCAGAGAAGAACAGGAAGAAGTTCTCAGCCATGTCAGAGAGCCGGCTGACCAATGACATCTCTCCAGAGTCAACTCCAGGAGCAGGGCGGCGAAGGGCTCGGACGCCCCACTCCTTTCCTCATGTGAAGTACAGCACTCAGATGTCTGTGCCTGACCAGGCTGAGCTGGATAGACTCCGTCAGGTCATAAACTTCACAGATCTGGACGAG AGAAGCATTGGCAGTGATTCTCAAGGCCGGGCCACTGCAGCCAACAATCAGAGACAGCTGTCTTCTGAGGCCAAGAAACCTTTCAACTTCTTGCCAATTCACCTCAACACTAACAAGAGGAAAGAGCCTACGGCATCCACCTCTTCTATACCGGGGGGCAAGGAGCCCAAAAAACAAAGCCCAGGGAAAGACTTGTTTGCCCCAGTGCCTGCAGTGGGTAAAGAGGCTTTTAGTATGGACGGTGCACATGGGTTTACATTGGAGGATGGAAGTGGAGAGCTGTCCATTGACAGCAGTCAG GTGGTTAGTAAATTGGTGCAGATTCGGGAATATATTGGGAAGGCCACATCCATGAGAGACGACCTGGTGGAAAAGAATGATGTGCCGGCAAATGTGGAACGTCTCTCTCTTCTCATCACTCACCTGAAGGAACAAGAGAAGTCTTACCTGCGTTTTCTTCAGAAGATGCTG GCGAGGGAaaatgaggatgaggatgatgaagGTGCCACGGTGGACTCGGCAGTGGGTTCAGGCTCGTTGGCCGAGAGCACGTCTCTTAACCTGGAGCCGCGCTCAGAAGCCTCCAGTGCCACT GGGCATGATGTGTGTGGAGAGCAAAAAGAGGAGCTAGAGAACATGAGGAAGCAACATGACCTTCTCAAAAAGATGCTGGAACAGCAGGAACAGCTCAGAGCACTACAAGGCCGTCAGGCTGAATTACTGGCCATGCAGCAAAGCGCTGACCAAGCCATTGCTGTGATGGATGACACTG TTGTAACAGAAACTACAGGAAGTGTATCTGGCAGAAGTATTACCTCAGAGCTCAATGATGAACTTAATGATCTTATCCAGCGCTTCCACAACCAGTTGCACGACACTCAG acacaGACAGTTCCTGACAACCGACGACAGGCCGAATGTCTTTCTCTTTCTAGAGAAGTCTGCCGATCACGCACTACCCACAATTCCCGGGGTCAGTTGCCGTCTACTGCCCCGCTAACTACAGCATCAACCTCTGCCAGCACTAAACTACAGGAGCTACAGGACAAAAAACAGACCATGGACAAGATCCTTCAGGAACTTCATTCACTTAGAGACCAGACCCTTAACAACAGTGCCT GTCAGAGTGGCAGTCAGCGTGGGACACGTGCAGGCGTGTCTGAGCGTCCCTTAGTGTTGGGTAGAGAGGGAAATGGGCCGCGTCCAGCGAGGCAGGACCCCTCCTCCTCTCACACACAGATGGATGATACCAGCCATCCTGCTGATAAACTCAG AAAACTGAAGGAGGTGCACAAGCGTCTGAATGAACTGAGAGAGCTGGTTCAGTATTATGAGCAGACGTCAGATATGGTGGTAGACACAGTTAATGAGAACGTGaaggatgatgatgaggagaCAGAGGACGGTTCGCTCTTTGAGGCCATGTTTGATTCAGAGCAGGAGAATCATGAACCTGTCACCAACATCAG aaaccCAGCTCAACCGCAGACTCCAGGTAACTGGATGGACTTGAACAGTCTGACAAAAGCTCATAGTGCCTCCAATAACAGAGAAGGACGCCTGAACACGGAATGTGAGATCAATAACCGTTCCGCAGCCAACCTCCACAGTCTCAACATCCCTTCAGTCATAG AATGCCAGTATAACAGAGACAGGCCTTACGCTAGAGTTAAgcatgaggatgaggatgatgatgatgatgaggtaCTGGATAATGATGAAGATGGGGCAAGAGGAGGAGGCAGAGACACGGAGGGTTCGGGATCCAGTCGTAGAAGCAGTCTAGGGGGTGATGCAGAATATGCACAGAAAGTTCACCGTCTACAAACTGCCAAACAGAAACTCAGGCAGTTGCAAGAACTGGTGGCAATGGTGCAG AGTGATGATACAGATGGTACAACAGCTAATGAAGATGAGGGTTTGAAGCAGCAACCCAATAATACCCGAGCAACAGCTCCTAAGACCCAGAGAGACCTCCCTCTTTGTGACAAGGCCAG aGAGAAATTGTACGAGGAGAAGCTCAAGCAGCAACAGCAGGAGCTAAAGCAGCTCCatgaagagagacagagattaATGGACATTCAGGGCAAGATTCAGGACATACAATGGGCCTGCCCTGACCTCCAG TCATCTGTGAGCAGTAGTGCCAGCGGTCAGATGATGAGGAAGATTCCCGCAGCAGCCTCCACTCCAGCTCCAGTGACGTTACGCTCCTCTTCTTCGGCTAAACCCAACACTAGTGGACTTAAACCCACCCTTGAGCCTCCCCCTGTTACTGTGACCGACAATGAG CTTTGGTCAGAGATGCGAAGGCACCAGATTTTGCGTGAGGAGTTGAGACAGAGACGGAGACATTTGGAGAGTCTGATGGCCGAACAGCAGAGGAGAAGCGCACTCAATGACTCTACAATTAGGAGCGACATACAAGATACACAGACCTACAACCGAGATGAGAG AACTATGGCTACCTGGGGTGGTTCGACACAGTGTCATcttgaagatgatgatgatgatgactaCTCGGAAGTTGACgttgaggatgatgatgaggatgaacACGACGAGGTCGAAGAGTCTAGTTCCACTGATGATATGCATGCACGCTCTGCCAGAAAACAACGCAACTACAGCAGGAACCGCAAAGATGG TCTGAATGTTCGTAGAGAGGTTAACAGAACTCCATCCCCTCGTGAGTCAAGCGGCCATCCCTGTCAGCAGAAGCAGGGTGTGAGGGGAAGTTCCACCAGAGCCAAGCGACAGGAAAACCTGCGTTGGGCAGCAGATCTGTCTTTGTCCGAGGGCACAGCACCAGCACACTGGCAGGATCAGAtcacacacctgcagaaacagCTGAATTTTAGCACTACAATGTGCCAGACTCTGCTGCAGGATCAACAG ACTCTATCATTCATGCTGCAGGCTGTACTGACAGGTCCCTATGGCGTTATGCCCAATAATGTGACCTCTCCTCAGGTCCCACTCATTATGCACCAACTAAACCAGTGTTACACACAGCTGGCTTGGCAGCAGAACAATGTCAATCG GTTAAAGCAGGTTCTGAATGATCTGTTGCGGCAGCAGCAGAATCAGTCGTTGTCAGGGCAACAGCAGGATCAAAATGTTGGCCGTGATTCTGTATCTCCCTCTCTGTTCCAAAACTTCCCAGCTGTCAATATGCCTGGACTCCCAAACTTCTCACCTTTTCCCACTG CAGCAGATTGTCACCAGAACCCGGCCAGTTCAGATCAACAGCAAGACCCAAACATTTCCCTCAAAACCGAGTACATGAGTTTCCCCCCTCCACTACAGAGATCGCCACTTAACAACACGGACAAACG gtTTCAATCTCAGTCTGATACTATGACAGACCCTCATAACTCTAGCTGGTTAAACTCCTCTATGAATTGCTCTGATCAAAGACGCAGTCAGATCTCCCCCTCCGCCCCTCACCCTTCAACCTCTCGGGATCGTTCCTATGTTCCCGACTCCCAAGAGTCTCTGAGCAGCCTGCCAGATAAAGCGGACCCCACTACTGTCACCAAGACTTTCAGAGGGGGACGAAAGGCGGCGGCACAGGCCAGCTTGGCCTCCAGAGACAAGACACCCAATGCAAAGAGTCGTCGCAAGAGGGGCAGGGGACAGAAGAACGCAG CAGCTTTGGAGAGTGACAGCATTTCGAGTGATGCTCACTTTGATCAGGACAGAGATCGGTGCCCTCAGGTCAAACACAAAGATCTGAACCAGGGGCTGCTGGACAAACTCACACAAGAGAAACTGGACAGCAAGACGCAGAGCAGCAAGCCGAACGACCTCTCATCTG CATATGCTTGGAGAACACCTTTTCTGTCTAACAGAATTGCATGCACTGAAGTCCCAG ACGCGAGCAGTGATTTCTCTCTTTTCGAGGCCCTGAGAGAAACCATCTACTCTGAGGTGGCAACTCTGATCTCTCAAAATGAGTCTCGTCCTCATTTCCTCATCGAGCTATTCCATGAACTTCAGCTGCTCAATACAGACTACCTGCGGCAGAGGGCGCTCTATTCTCTACAG GACATTGTAACAAGGCACCTGACAGAGAAAAGTGTAGCAGAAGATCAGGCTTCGTCTTTGGGTCCGGCCATGTGGGCTACAGGCTCCCAGTCGGAGCTCACACCCAGCGAAAGCCTTGCCACAAGCGATAAT GAGGCATCTGAGAAGAATGTGACAATAAAATCCGGCTCTGTTGTGAAGAAAGCAGCCGATAAAGAAAACACGACAGACAACGAAAGCCTGCTCTCGACCTCCTCTAACCTCGAACCCTTTGCCAGCGATGACCTGG GTAACACAGTGATTCATTTAGATAAGGCCTTGGCAAGGATGAGGGAGTATGAGCGCATGAAGCTGAGGGCTGAGTTTAATACAGATAACCCAGAGCACAGCCCTGGAGCCGCAGCTGCCGCGGCTGTCTCGGTACTCACTCAAG gcACGAGTCACTCGTCTGCTGAAACACACTGTCCTCAGATTGACACACAGCAGCTCGACAGACAGATCAAAGCTATCATGACAGAAGTCATCCCGTTTCTAAAG GAGCACGTTGGGGAGGTGTGTTCACACCAGCTGCTGACATCTGTAAGACGCATGGTACTGAAACTCACACAGCAAAACGACGAGAGCAAAGAGTTTGTGCACTTTTTCCACAGACAGCTGGGCGGCATACTGCAG GACTCACTGAGCAAGTTTGTGGGGCGCACGCTCCAAGACTGTGGTGAGGACCTGCTGGTGGAGATCTCTGAGATTCTCTTCAATGAGCTCGCCTTCTTCAAACTGATGCAGGATTTAGACCAGAACACctccaaaaacaaacacaggaccAAGAAGTGCTCTGACAACACATCCCCCAAGCCCTCAACCAGGACTGAG GAAACCAAAGCAGTAGAGAGAGAAAATACATTCTCACCATCATATTTTGATGAAGATAAA GATCAGGATGAGACGGAGCAGGGAGAAACGGGCCATGAGAGACAAGAGGAGAAAGATGCACAGAGCAGTGAAGCATCGGAAATGGAAGAAGAGGATGGAGATGACCTGCCTCTTTCTATAA GCCTGTCTAAAGCAGAGACGCAGGCACTATGTAACTACGGCAGCGGAGAAGATGAAAACGAAGTGGAAGAAATGGAGGAGTTTGAGGCTGGACCTGTTGAGGTGCAGACATCACTACAAGCCAACATGGACAACACTGCTGAAAACAGAGAG TGCTCATCAAACGGAGTTACCCAGGATGCAACATCAGACCTAGAAAGCAACCAAA ttGAAAGCGATCAGCCTGAATCTAAAGATACAGTTCAGGCTCCAGAGGAGAGCAGAGAGGTTGAACCTCAGTCAGAAGGAGGGAGAGAAGACAAAGAGAGCTGTACAGTTTCTCCAGCACAGGAAACCTCTCAGGGGTCAGACACAGCCAGCCATGACACTGACTCACCGGTTATGATCAACACTGAT GAGGCTGGATCTGGAAACACCAGTCAGAGATCAGATGAAGAAGATTTTgtgaaggtggaggatcttccTATTCAAATGTCTGTTCTGTGTGAG GAGGAGCTTTGTAACAGGATCTCAGAAGAGCAGCAGATTAATAACCTTACAGCTGAGATTCtgaatggagacacagatgGTCTTAAGGGGTTGGTGGGAAATGCTCAAGCCCTCAAAGAGCCTG AAACCTTTGGAGCCCAGAGCGCATGA